From a region of the Spirochaetota bacterium genome:
- a CDS encoding glycosyltransferase family 2 protein, with amino-acid sequence MNSISTNSFISVVIPVYKGEATIGRVVNELINTITELFTIEIILVNDNSPDDSEHECIRLYHQFQGIVRFFSLSKNVGEHNAVMAGLNKSRGDFVVIMDDDFQNPITEVKTLINAAINNKNDVIYTYYEKKEHSRFRNFGSWFNDKVANIMLNKPRNLYLSSFKILNRFIVDEIIKYDLPYPYIDGLILRTTDKVGVINVKHQKREIGESGYTLKKLVSLWLNMFVNFSILPLRIATIIGFLFSLFGLVFAIITFVEKILNPELPVGWATITIFISIFAGIQLIALGMIGEYVGRIFLSQNKKPQYTIKKSFE; translated from the coding sequence ATGAATTCAATTAGCACTAATTCGTTTATCTCAGTTGTAATTCCTGTCTATAAAGGAGAGGCAACTATTGGGAGAGTTGTTAATGAATTGATTAATACAATAACTGAGTTGTTTACAATCGAAATAATTCTTGTAAATGATAACTCACCTGATGATTCAGAGCATGAGTGTATAAGACTTTATCATCAATTTCAAGGCATCGTTCGATTTTTTTCACTATCAAAGAATGTAGGTGAACATAATGCAGTTATGGCTGGGCTTAATAAATCTCGAGGTGATTTTGTGGTTATCATGGATGATGATTTCCAAAATCCAATAACTGAAGTGAAAACATTAATCAACGCCGCAATCAATAATAAAAATGATGTTATTTATACTTATTACGAGAAAAAGGAACATTCACGTTTTAGAAATTTTGGGAGTTGGTTTAATGATAAAGTTGCTAATATCATGCTTAACAAACCACGCAATTTGTATCTTTCAAGCTTTAAAATTCTGAACCGATTCATCGTTGATGAAATAATAAAATATGATCTTCCTTATCCATATATTGATGGTTTAATTTTACGAACGACAGATAAGGTGGGAGTAATAAATGTCAAACATCAGAAGAGAGAGATAGGTGAATCCGGCTATACACTTAAAAAACTTGTCTCTTTATGGTTAAATATGTTTGTTAATTTTTCTATCCTACCGTTACGAATAGCAACAATTATTGGATTTTTGTTTTCATTATTTGGGCTCGTGTTTGCTATAATCACCTTTGTGGAAAAAATATTAAATCCAGAATTGCCAGTCGGATGGGCAACAATAACCATCTTTATTTCTATCTTTGCAGGAATTCAACTCATAGCCTTAGGAATGATTGGTGAATATGTGGGTAGAATATTTCTTTCTCAAAATAAAAAACCTCAATATACCATAAAAAAATCATTTGAATAG